The genomic window TCCCCCCGTGGGAACGACGCCGCGGGCTCCGCGCGGACGATGTCGTCGGTCCCGCGACGGAGAACGCAGATCTCGGCCACCCGGCGCAGGCCGTCACGGCGCTCGCGGACGAGGTGCACGACGACGTCGAGCGCCGCGGCGAGCTGGCTGTGCACCGCGCCCCGGCTGAGACCGGCCGCGACCGCGAGCGCCTCGAGCCGCGGCGGCACATCGGCCGCCGCGTTGGCGTGCAGGGTGCCGCACCCGCCCTCGTGGCCGGTGTTCAGTGCGTTCAGCAGGTCGGCGACCTCTGCTCCGCGCACCTCGCCCACGACGAGGCGGTCGGGTCGCATGCGCAGCGCCTGCCTCACCAGGTCGCGCAACGTCACCGCCCCCGTCCCCTCCGCGTTGGCCGGTCGAGCCTCGAGCCGCACCACGTGCGGGTGGTCGGGGCGGAGCTCGCCCGAGTCCTCGACGAGGACGATGCGCTCGTCCCCGTCGACGTGTCCGAGGAGACCGGACAGCAGGGTGGTCTTGCCGGTGCCTGTCCCACCGGACACGAGGAAGGCGAGGCGGGCACGGACGAGCGCCGCGAGGAGCCGCGCGCCGTCGGTGTCGAGCGAGCCCGAGACGACGAGCTCGTCGAGGGTGAAGGTGCGCGAGCGCGGCAGCCGCAGCGAGATGCACGTGCCGCCCGGTGCGATGGGCGGCAGCACGGCGTGCAGCCGAGCGCCGTCGGCCAACCGGGCGTCGACGTACGGCGCGGCGTCGTCGAGCCGCCGGCCGGCCGACGCCGCCAGCCGCTGGGCGAGGCGGCGCACGGCGGCCTCGTCGGGGAACTCCACCGGGGTGCGGCGAAGACCGTCGCCGGAGTCGGCCCAGACCTCAGCGGGCCCGTTGACGAGGACGTCGGTGACGTCGGCGCGCCTGAGCAGCGGCTCGAGCGGCCCTGCGCCGGCGAGGTCGGCGCGAAGCGACGAGGTCAGCGTCAGCACCTCGACGTCGCCGAGCACCACGCCCTCGGCACGCAGCGCGGTGGCCACCCGCGCCGGAGTCGGCTCGTGCGAGGCACCGGCCAGCCGGTGTCGCACGGCCTCGATCAGCCGCGGGGCGACTCCGGCAGCTGCCGCGCCCGTCATGCCGCTCTCCGGTCGCCGACGAGCGAGACGAGGAAGTCGCGGCAGAACCGGGCCAGCGGGCCACGAAACTGCCGGACCGGCGGGTCGCCGCGGTCGAGGGCGGTGTCGAGCCCGGTCTCCTTGCGGATCGAGGCGACGACCGGCAGGTCGAGTGACGTCGCGATCATGGCCGGAGGCAGGCCGGTCGGGGCTGGGCCGCGCACGAGCACCCTGATGTCGGCCGCATGCCGCTTGAGCCCCTGGACGACGCGGGAGGCGGCGGCGACCGCGCGGACCTCGGCGGGCACGACGAGCAGCGTGACGGTGGAACGCGCCAGCGCCTCCGCCGCCGCTTCGTCGACCCGGCGCGGCAGGTCGACCACCACGAGGTCGC from Streptosporangiales bacterium includes these protein-coding regions:
- a CDS encoding TadA family conjugal transfer-associated ATPase, whose amino-acid sequence is MTGAAAAGVAPRLIEAVRHRLAGASHEPTPARVATALRAEGVVLGDVEVLTLTSSLRADLAGAGPLEPLLRRADVTDVLVNGPAEVWADSGDGLRRTPVEFPDEAAVRRLAQRLAASAGRRLDDAAPYVDARLADGARLHAVLPPIAPGGTCISLRLPRSRTFTLDELVVSGSLDTDGARLLAALVRARLAFLVSGGTGTGKTTLLSGLLGHVDGDERIVLVEDSGELRPDHPHVVRLEARPANAEGTGAVTLRDLVRQALRMRPDRLVVGEVRGAEVADLLNALNTGHEGGCGTLHANAAADVPPRLEALAVAAGLSRGAVHSQLAAALDVVVHLVRERRDGLRRVAEICVLRRGTDDIVRAEPAASFPRGESMVRGAGADRLHHLLARRGEDW